The segment CATCAAAGGTTCTCCGTATGTGTGAAAAGTCAGGTCAGAAGCTGCTTTGGATCTTCAGGCCGCCGATCAACGCGTCGTCGACCCGCGACACCCCGCCCGGGTGGCGGATGTACTGCAGGTTCGGGCGCACGGTGAGCCAGTCGGCCAGGTGAATGCCGTAATAAAGTTCGGCGCTGTACTCGGTGTCCTGCACGGGCAGGTAGCCGGGGTTGTCGTAGTCGTCCAGGCCGGCGGCCTGGTTGATGAGGCGGGCGTTCTTGCGGTAGCCGGGGTTGACGTGCACGCGGGCCAGGGCGAAACCGATGTCGTCCTTGGCGCGGGCATCGAAGGGGCCCTTGTAAAGCAAACCTGCCTGTACATAGTTGTCGATGGCATTGGTCTTCTTGTCGTGCACCGTGGCGTTGGCGAACAGGCTCAGGCCGCGGGACTGGTCGGACGCCTGCGCGGTCACCTGCTGCTGGGCACCGAGCCACAGGCCATGCTTGCTCGAACTGCTGCGATAAGCTGCGCCGCTGATGGCGGCAGGCTGGCCGTTGCGGTCCTTGAGCACATCCTGAGCCTTGGCATTACTGTAGTAGTAGCCGGCGCGATATTCCCCTTTCAGGCCAAATACCTGCGGGCTCCACACCAGTTCCACCGGCATGACCGCGCCTTGGGTGCCGCTGGCGCTGAGCTTGAAGCCGTTGCCCGACTCAAGGTTGGAGGGATTCTGCTCGAATACGCCAACCTGGGCGTAGAGCTGATCGTTCAGGTTGTAGCGCACCCGCAGCGCCCATTGGCTGACCGGCCAGTTGTACCAGATGCCGCCGACCCAGTTGCCCACCTGCGAGCCGCAGAAGGCCAGGTTCTGGAAGTCGCAGGGGAAGCTGTTGAAGTCCTCGCCTTCGCCGAAGCGGCCGACTTTTACATCCAGCGCGCCGTCGAAGTACTTCTGCTTGACCCACATCTGCGTCAGCCGCCAGGTTTCGCCGCGGCCCCAGACTTCCTGGGCCGAGGTGAAGCCGCCGACCCGCGGGTCGTTGATGCGGTCGTTGCTGATGTTGTCGCCGTGGCGCTCGGTGACGGTGAGCTGGAACTCGGCGGCCTGCCAGCCGAGGATCTTTTCAAGGTCCATGTGCGCGCCCAGGGTGAACTGGTCGCTGTAGCGCGCGGCGCGGTCGTGGCTGTAGCCGCCGTGCAGGTTGCTGCCCATTTCGCCGGTGTAGCCGAGGGTGAAGTCGTAGCCTTTTTCCAACAGTTCGGTGCGGGTACCGCCCCAGTCGCCGAGCATCCAGGGTGAGTCCTTGGCGAACAGTTCGCCGGCGCTGGTGGTGAAGGGCAGGGGGCCGAGCAGGGCGGCGAGGGCTAGGTGACGAACGTTGACGGGCATGAGATAGCGCTATCTTTTGATTATTGAGAAAACGGCAAACGCATCGAAGCGTGGGGGCTTCGAGGGAAATGGCAGTCAAGGAGTGCGGGTGAAGCGTTTCAGCTTGCGACCGGGAGGATATAGGGGAATTTGTAAGAAAAAAAGACAAATTGTCGCAGGGGGTTGTTGCTGAGCAGGTAATAGTCGAGTCGTTTGCAGCGAACCGACGTCGAGGTGTGGGAAGCGGCCTTGTGTCGCGATGGGCCGCAACGCGGCCTCCGATCACCGGTATCGCGCTGATCATTCTGGGGCCGATGTGCGGCCCATCGCGACACAAGGCCGCTTCCCACCGGGCGCGTCAGTTTTGCAAATTGCGCAAGGCAGGCTTGCGGTCAATGAATCAGAACGTGGTGCGCAACCCCACCTCGACACTGCGCCCCGGCGCCGGTGCAATATCCCGCAGGATGGAGCTGGCATAGCGCACGGTCTGGTCGGTCAGGTTCTCGCCACGCACGAACGCCAGCCACTCGCTTTTACCGATATCGAAGCGATAACTCACGCTCGCACCCAGGGTGGTGTAGCCGTCGGTGCTGGTCTCGTTGCTCGGCTTGCGGTGCTGCGAGGATGCATGCTGCACGTCCACCCGCGCTTGCCAGCGGTCCAGCTCCCACACCAGCCCGCTGGTCAGGCGCAGCGGGGCGATGCGCGGCAGCGGCTCGCCGCTGTCGAGGTTCTTGGCCCGGGTGTAATCACCCGAAAGCTCCAGGGCGAAGCTGCCGTACTGGTTTTTCAGCAGTTGCCAGCGGTCCTGGGCCTCGACCCCGTAGAAGCGTGCCCGCACGCCCTGGTAGAGCAGCTCGGGGAACTCGTCGCCCTCGTCGGTCAGGTGCGTGTTGCCGCTGTCGATCAGGCCGATGTAGTTGCGAAAGTGGCTGTAGAACACCCCCACGCTGCCTTTGTGGGTGCCGTTGTCGAAGCGCAGGGCCAGGTCGGCGGAAATCGCCTTTTCCTTGTTCAGGCTGGCATCACCCACCTCGTAGGCGCCGGTGGCGATGTGGGCGCCGTTGGCGTACAGCTCGTAGAAGGTCGGTGCGCGCTCGGTGTAGCCCAGGCTTACGGCCAGAGCCCACACCGGGTCCAGCTGGTAGACCGCGCCCGAGCTCAGGCTGAAGGCGTTGAAGTTGCTGGTGCTGTCGGCGGCGGCGAAGGTGTCGTTGCCTTTGGCATCCGGCTCGATGCGGGTGTGCTCCAGGCGTGCGCCCAGGCTCAGGTTCAGGCGCTCGGTGGCTTGCCATTGCTCGAGCATGAACAGCGCCAGGCTGTCGGTATCGCTTTGCGGTACGAAGGCCTCTTCGCCCAGGGCGGAGAATTCGTTGCGGTTGAGCTGCACGCCAACCACCCCCTCCAGCGGGCCGAGCGGCTGGTGGCGCGCTTCGATGCGGGCTTCGTAGCCCTTGTTCTTGAACGTGGTGCCCACCTCGCCGTCTTCGATTTCGCGGTGTTCGTAGTCGGTGTAGCCGGCATCGAGCTTGACCGAGGTGAACGGCCCGTCGAGGTCGCGCAGCTCGGAGGCGAAGGCGTAGTGGTCCTGTGTCATGTCCAGGCGCACGCCGCTTTCGGCCACCGAGCCGTAGTTGCTGTCGTAGCGGCTGTAGGACAGGCCGGCATAGCCGTGATCCCAGTGGTACGAAGCGCCGATGGCGCCGCCGTCCTGGCGCCCGTCGCTGTTCTCCAGGCGGTGCTTGCTGCCGGGCTCGTCGGCGTCGCGCACCTTCGGGCTGCGGGCATAGCCCGGGATGCGCAGGTCGTTGAACGAGCGGCTGCTGGCGTCCAGGTGCAGGGCGAATTCGCCGTTGCCGGCTTCGAGCTTGCCGGCGCTGCTGCGGGTGGTGTCGGCGCCGCCGTAGCGCAGCTCGCCGGCACCATGGATGCCGTCGATGGGCGAGTCGGGGATGCGGTTGTCGAAGGTGTTGACCACCCCGCCGATGGCGTTGCCGCCGTACAGCAGCGCGGCGGGGCCGCGAACGATCTCGACCCGGTCGACGTTGATCGGGTCCAGCGGCACGGCGTGGTCGTAGGACAGCGACGAAGCGTCCAGGGCACCGACGCCGTTGCGCAGGATACGGATGCGATCGCCGTCCAGGCCACGGATCACCGGGCGGCTGGCGCCGGGGCCGAACCAGGTGGAGGCGACGCCGGGTTGCTTGTTGAGGGTTTCACCCAGGCTGCCGTGCTGCTGCAGCAGCAAATCGTTGCCTTCGAGCACGGTGCTCGGGGCGGCCAGTTGGGCGTTGCCCAGCGGGTTGGCGGTGATCACCTGGGGTTGCAGTTCCACGGCCTGGCTGGGGGATGAGGCCAGCCAAAGGGCGGCGGCGAGGGGCGTGAGGCGCAGGGGGATGTGACGCATGGGGGCGTGGCGTTCCTTGGCAGACTTTATGTGTTGTTACAATATAACATCACTATTTCAGCACAAGCTGTTTGGCGCTGGCCAGTGTTTTGTGGCACGACGCGGTCCCCTGTAGGAGCGGCCTTGTGTCGCGAAAGGGCTGCGCAGCGGCCCTGGGATCTTGGCTACGGCACACATCGCCGGGGCTGCTTCGCGCCCCTTTCGCGACACAAGGCCGCTCCTACAGGGCGAGGCAGCAGTGCCCGCAGGCACTGCACCGGCCCACTACACTCGTGTAATGTGCGCACCTTCCCGAACCTGGAGCACTGGCATGAGCACGGCCCAACACAACGCGCTGCACGGCAAGACCCTCGAGCAGATCCTCACCGAGCTGGTGGCGCACTACCAATGGCAGGGCCTGGCCGAGCGCGTTGACATCCGCTGCTTCAAGAGCGACCCGACCATCAAGTCGAGCCTGACCTTCCTGCGCAAGACGCCCTGGGCTCGGGAGAAGGTCGAGCAGCTGTACGTGAAGCTGCAGCGCAAAAGCTGATGCCGCACCGCCCCTGGCTGACCCTGGCCGCCGTGCTCGGTTGGGCGGGGCTGGCGGTGCAGCTGTACCTGGTGCTGCTGGCGCGCTGGCAGGAGCAGGCCAGCCTGATCGGCGGGCTGGTCAACCTGTCCTGCTATTTCACCGTGCTCAGCAACACCCTGGTGGCCACGGTGCTCAGCCACGCCGCGTTTGGCCGTGAGTCGGCGGCGCGGCGCTGGTTCTTGTCAGCACCGGTCAGCAGCTGCATCTGCGCCAGTATCGTGTTGGTGGGGCTGGGGTACAGCGTGCTGCTGCGCCATTTGTGGCAGCCCGAGGGCTGGCAATGGCTGGCGGATGAACTGCTGCACGACGTGATGCCGGTTGTGTTTGCACTTTACTGGTGGTTCGAGGTGCCCAAGGGGCGCCTGCGCCTGTGGCACCTGGCGGTCTGGGCGTTGTACCCGGCGTTGTACTTTGCCTTTGTGCTGCTGCGCGGGCATGAGATCGGGGTGTACCCGTACCCGTTCGTGGATGTGGCGCAGTTGGAGTATGGGCAGGTGATGCTCAATGCCCTGGGGGTGCTGGCGGGGTTCTGGGGGATCGGGCTGGTGTTGCTGGGGTTGGATCGGTGGCGGGGGCGTACGAGCTAGGTTGAGTACGGGAGCAACTGCCTTGCTCCATTTCTGAAAGCTGGGGCGCTCCTTGTGGGAAGCGGCCTTGTGTCGCGATGGGCTGCGCAGCAGCCCCGGCGATTTCACATGAGGTCGAGATCCTGGGGCTGCTGCGCAGCCCATCGCGACACAAGGCCGCTCCCACAGGGGCATCCGCAGGGCTGGAATTTATTCGTCGTCGGCAGTGCCATCCGCCCGCCAGTAGGCGGCAGCCTTCAGCGCATCTTCCTGCACGCCCTTTTCCAGCAGCAACGTCTTGGCCTGGCGGGTCAGCGACTTTTCCAGCGCCACCCAGCTGTACAGCCGGCCCTCGGGCAGGGCCAGGTGCTGCACTACGCCCAGCAAATCCTGCTCATGCCGGCGTACCCAGATCACCTCGACCTGCGCCTGGCTCGCCAGCCCCTGGCGCTCCTGCTCGTCCTCCACCTGGATCACCGCCAGCACTTTGCGGCCCGCTGGCAATTCTTCAAGGCGCCTGGCGATGGCCGGGATTGCCGTTTCGTCACCGATCAGCAAGTAGCTGTCGAAGATGTCCGGCACCACCATCGAGGCCCGCGGGCCTGCGATGTTCAGGGCCTGGCCCGGCGCTGCCTGGGCTGCCCAGGTAGAGGCGGGGCCGTCGCCGTGCAGGACGAAGTCGATGTCCAGCTCCAGGTTGACCAGGTCGATACGCCGCGGCGTGTACTCGCGCATGGTCGGCCGGGCGCCGCCGTCACGGCCCAGGTTACGGGCATCGATGGCGTGTTGCTGCTCTGGCGTGGTGGCGAACAGCAGCTTGATGTGGTCGTCCGTGCCCAGGCTGGTGAAACCGGCCAGCTCGGCGCCGCCGAGGGTGATGCGGCGCATGCGCGGGGTCAGGTCGGTGACCTTCAGCACCACCAGCCGGCGCTGGCGGATCTCGTGGTTGACGCGATGGATGGAGTCGCTCATGGGGTGTTCTCCGTGGTGGTCGACCCTGCGGCAATGGCCTTGGCGGTGTCGTTGAGCAGGGTGCGTACCCGCTCGATCTCGTCGGGCGTCCAGCGGCCGCTGTGCATGTGCAGGGCATGGCGCAGGTTGCCGACGGCTTCGTGGATCTCTGGCGGGCGGTCGTGGCCGCGCAGGGCGCGTTTGCTCACCTCGATGCGCATGCGCACGCCGTCCAGGGCCACGGCCTGTTCGGCCAATGCCGTGCGGCCGGCGTCGGTGATGGCGTACAGGCGCTTGCTGCCCTGCACCTGGCCGCCGATCAGCTCGGCTTCTTCGAGGTAGTTGAGGGTTGGGTAGATCACCCCGGGGCTCGGGCTGTAGCTGCCATCGAAGAGGTTTTCGATCTGGCGGATCAGGTCATAGCCGTGGCCGGGCTGGTCGGCCAGCATCGACAAGATCAGTAATTTGAGGTCGCCCGGGGCGAATACCCGCGGGCCGCGCTCGCCCCGGCCGGGGCGGCGTTCGAAAGGGTCGTGGTCGCGCATGGTGCGGGGCTCCGTCTGTTTAGATATATCGCAAGATATTACTCAAGATATATCTAAAGACAAGCCTGCAAATGCCGATGATTATCATCTAATCGGCTGATAAGTCGTGCCCGCCCACCGGCACCATGGCCATTTCCGGTGCCTTGCAGGCGTTGGGGTTGCCGGGCTCCAGGTACGGCATGAGGATCGGCGCCATGCCCTTGAGCACCTGCACCGGCAACGCCGAGGTGAAGGTGAAGGCCTCGGCCGAACGCCCGGAGACGAACGCGGTGAGGGTGCCGAAGTGGTTGTCGCCCAGGTAGAACACGAAGGTGGCGGTGCGGTTCAGCGAGCGCGAGCCGATCAGCCGGCCGCCGGCACCGAAGCTTTCGATGCGGTTATCGCCGGTGCCGGTCTTGCCGCCCATCACCAGCGGCGTGCCGTCGTGCAGTTTGAAGCTGCCCGAGATGCGTCGCGCGGTACCTGCGTCGACCACCTGCGACATGGCGCCCTTGAGCGCCCGCGCCACTTCCACCGGGAGGATGCGCTGGCCGCGGTCCGGGTCGCTGATCAGTTGCGTCTCGAACGGCGTGCCCTGGGCGAAGTGCAGGGTATCGATGCGCAGGGTGGGCAGGCGCACGCCGTCGTTCTGGATGATCCCCACCAGCTCGGACAGCGCCGCCGGGCGGTCACCCGAGCTGCCGATGGCGGTGGCAAGCGACGGCACCAGATGGTCGAACGGGTAGCCCACGCGCTTCCAGCGCGCATGAATATCGGTGAAGGCCTCGATCTCGACCATGGTGCGGATGCGGCTGTCGCGGGCGCCCTGGTGGCGGCTCTTGAACAGCCAGCCGTACACCTCCTGGCGTTCGAAGCGGCTGGCGTTGAGGGTGTCTTTCAGCGAGGCACCGGGGTTTTTCAGCAGGTAGCCGAGCATCCACAAATCCAGCGGGTGCACCTTGGCGATGAAGCCCTGGTCGGGCAGGTCGAACTTGCCCGGGCCGTAGGCCTCGTACATTTCCACCAGGCGGCTGTCGGTGAGCTTGGCCATCGCCTGCTTGTCGCCTTTGCTGTGGGCGCGCACAAAGCTGTTGAAGGTCTCCTGCCCGGCTTCGGGGAACAGGTAGCGGTGCACCGCGGCCAGGCGCTGCGGAGTTACCCGCAGGCTGTCGAGGAAGGTGTCCAGGCGCTGCTGCGAGGTCTTGCGCTGGTACTTCTTCCAGAAACGCATCATGTAGTTGGTGCCTTCGCGGTCGGCGAAGCGCGCCAGGTATTCCTGGCGGCGCGGGTCGGCGTCGTCGCGCAGCAGCGGCTCGCGGTTGTAGGGCTGCTGGTAGGTGACGTAACGCACGATGTCGCGCATCAGGCGGATGAACGGCAGGTTGATCGACTCGCGCAGGGCGTCCTTGAGCGTGGGGTTGCGGCTGTTGTCTTCCTTGCGGAAGTTGTTGAACACATGCATGCCGCCACCGGTGAAGAACGCCTCGCCGGTATTGGCCGAGTACTTGCGCTCCA is part of the Pseudomonas fakonensis genome and harbors:
- a CDS encoding TonB-dependent receptor, producing the protein MRHIPLRLTPLAAALWLASSPSQAVELQPQVITANPLGNAQLAAPSTVLEGNDLLLQQHGSLGETLNKQPGVASTWFGPGASRPVIRGLDGDRIRILRNGVGALDASSLSYDHAVPLDPINVDRVEIVRGPAALLYGGNAIGGVVNTFDNRIPDSPIDGIHGAGELRYGGADTTRSSAGKLEAGNGEFALHLDASSRSFNDLRIPGYARSPKVRDADEPGSKHRLENSDGRQDGGAIGASYHWDHGYAGLSYSRYDSNYGSVAESGVRLDMTQDHYAFASELRDLDGPFTSVKLDAGYTDYEHREIEDGEVGTTFKNKGYEARIEARHQPLGPLEGVVGVQLNRNEFSALGEEAFVPQSDTDSLALFMLEQWQATERLNLSLGARLEHTRIEPDAKGNDTFAAADSTSNFNAFSLSSGAVYQLDPVWALAVSLGYTERAPTFYELYANGAHIATGAYEVGDASLNKEKAISADLALRFDNGTHKGSVGVFYSHFRNYIGLIDSGNTHLTDEGDEFPELLYQGVRARFYGVEAQDRWQLLKNQYGSFALELSGDYTRAKNLDSGEPLPRIAPLRLTSGLVWELDRWQARVDVQHASSQHRKPSNETSTDGYTTLGASVSYRFDIGKSEWLAFVRGENLTDQTVRYASSILRDIAPAPGRSVEVGLRTTF
- a CDS encoding PadR family transcriptional regulator, whose protein sequence is MRDHDPFERRPGRGERGPRVFAPGDLKLLILSMLADQPGHGYDLIRQIENLFDGSYSPSPGVIYPTLNYLEEAELIGGQVQGSKRLYAITDAGRTALAEQAVALDGVRMRIEVSKRALRGHDRPPEIHEAVGNLRHALHMHSGRWTPDEIERVRTLLNDTAKAIAAGSTTTENTP
- a CDS encoding siderophore-interacting protein — its product is MSDSIHRVNHEIRQRRLVVLKVTDLTPRMRRITLGGAELAGFTSLGTDDHIKLLFATTPEQQHAIDARNLGRDGGARPTMREYTPRRIDLVNLELDIDFVLHGDGPASTWAAQAAPGQALNIAGPRASMVVPDIFDSYLLIGDETAIPAIARRLEELPAGRKVLAVIQVEDEQERQGLASQAQVEVIWVRRHEQDLLGVVQHLALPEGRLYSWVALEKSLTRQAKTLLLEKGVQEDALKAAAYWRADGTADDE
- a CDS encoding VF530 family DNA-binding protein; the encoded protein is MSTAQHNALHGKTLEQILTELVAHYQWQGLAERVDIRCFKSDPTIKSSLTFLRKTPWAREKVEQLYVKLQRKS
- a CDS encoding carbohydrate porin, producing the protein MPVNVRHLALAALLGPLPFTTSAGELFAKDSPWMLGDWGGTRTELLEKGYDFTLGYTGEMGSNLHGGYSHDRAARYSDQFTLGAHMDLEKILGWQAAEFQLTVTERHGDNISNDRINDPRVGGFTSAQEVWGRGETWRLTQMWVKQKYFDGALDVKVGRFGEGEDFNSFPCDFQNLAFCGSQVGNWVGGIWYNWPVSQWALRVRYNLNDQLYAQVGVFEQNPSNLESGNGFKLSASGTQGAVMPVELVWSPQVFGLKGEYRAGYYYSNAKAQDVLKDRNGQPAAISGAAYRSSSSKHGLWLGAQQQVTAQASDQSRGLSLFANATVHDKKTNAIDNYVQAGLLYKGPFDARAKDDIGFALARVHVNPGYRKNARLINQAAGLDDYDNPGYLPVQDTEYSAELYYGIHLADWLTVRPNLQYIRHPGGVSRVDDALIGGLKIQSSF
- a CDS encoding Pr6Pr family membrane protein — translated: MPHRPWLTLAAVLGWAGLAVQLYLVLLARWQEQASLIGGLVNLSCYFTVLSNTLVATVLSHAAFGRESAARRWFLSAPVSSCICASIVLVGLGYSVLLRHLWQPEGWQWLADELLHDVMPVVFALYWWFEVPKGRLRLWHLAVWALYPALYFAFVLLRGHEIGVYPYPFVDVAQLEYGQVMLNALGVLAGFWGIGLVLLGLDRWRGRTS